From a single Balneolales bacterium ANBcel1 genomic region:
- a CDS encoding helix-turn-helix domain-containing protein, producing MSKLSEDMVLIRKEKRLSKQDVFNKCRVPLETIYAIEDGSLFSDKNRNKTYLRSYVRTYAKAIGIRDEDITRALDQLETDHYDGFLVKKYQETAKGASKETPHSEEKAPEQITDSSDESAPSDKSDERSGSDQEKVERSARITPQSQEKTIEDVEWEDQSLKAPPSTSSSGYADRTGRPKASGTAAAPDQPNMEQIDWALKVKQAVYRPQRNRLLWVIIAILIALGIAVSSVYWFWQNDDPQIAYDISVEEVTPVDPAQPMADDPVDSALDPESGQPAPADVIETGETPVAPEEVAEQAVDLPGEPAPDEEMGPASWQISSTDTLFVLAYALHGNLEPVRVRSDVFATDESALRPYWVEHQEAMRFEFVNEIVLQGALSRMALIVNGHVIDDFNQLYMDGPRIRLTRDFLVDREILDEPPQTPFEEVPFPRAIRDRPRFTP from the coding sequence ATGTCCAAGCTTTCAGAAGATATGGTTTTGATCCGCAAGGAGAAGCGGCTGAGCAAACAGGATGTGTTCAACAAGTGCCGCGTCCCCCTCGAGACCATCTACGCCATTGAAGACGGGTCCTTATTCAGTGATAAAAACAGGAATAAAACCTACTTGCGCAGCTATGTGCGTACCTATGCCAAAGCCATAGGGATTCGTGATGAGGATATCACTCGCGCCCTTGATCAGCTCGAAACAGATCATTACGATGGTTTCCTGGTGAAGAAATACCAGGAAACAGCAAAGGGCGCCTCAAAAGAGACTCCGCATAGCGAAGAAAAAGCCCCGGAACAAATTACGGACAGCAGCGACGAATCGGCACCGTCTGATAAAAGCGATGAGAGGAGCGGATCTGATCAGGAGAAAGTCGAACGGTCTGCCCGCATCACACCGCAAAGCCAGGAAAAAACCATCGAGGATGTGGAGTGGGAAGATCAAAGCCTCAAAGCTCCACCGTCCACTTCCAGTTCCGGTTACGCTGACCGCACAGGCAGGCCGAAGGCTTCCGGTACCGCAGCTGCACCGGATCAGCCGAATATGGAGCAAATCGACTGGGCGTTAAAAGTCAAGCAGGCGGTCTACCGTCCGCAGCGAAACCGGCTGCTTTGGGTGATTATCGCTATTCTGATAGCTCTCGGCATCGCCGTTTCATCGGTGTACTGGTTTTGGCAAAATGACGACCCGCAAATTGCCTATGACATTTCTGTCGAAGAAGTTACACCGGTAGATCCGGCTCAGCCGATGGCGGATGATCCCGTGGACTCTGCGCTGGATCCGGAAAGCGGACAGCCGGCACCGGCCGATGTCATCGAAACCGGCGAGACGCCTGTCGCCCCGGAAGAGGTCGCGGAACAGGCCGTTGATCTGCCCGGGGAACCGGCACCGGACGAGGAAATGGGACCTGCATCTTGGCAAATCTCATCTACAGACACCTTGTTCGTACTCGCTTATGCGCTTCATGGCAATCTGGAGCCGGTGCGTGTCCGATCAGACGTTTTTGCAACTGATGAATCGGCTCTTCGCCCCTACTGGGTCGAACATCAGGAGGCCATGCGATTTGAGTTTGTCAACGAAATCGTGCTTCAGGGTGCCCTATCCCGTATGGCTCTGATTGTCAACGGCCATGTGATTGACGATTTCAACCAGTTGTACATGGACGGCCCCCGCATCCGTCTTACCCGTGATTTTCTGGTGGACAGGGAGATCCTGGACGAGCCACCCCAAACTCCATTTGAAGAAGTTCCGTTTCCAAGAGCCATACGTGACCGTCCAAGGTTCACTCCCTGA
- the ligA gene encoding NAD-dependent DNA ligase LigA: MNEEQAKRQVQVLRDELNRANDAYYQEAAPLMSDREYDDKIEELRSLEQQFGLQSDDSPTMRVGGEPSKSFPTVRHPVPMLSLSNTYSEEELDLFDRRVANLLGHQNHSYMAELKYDGMAIRLRYENGALVLGATRGDGVQGDDITANIRTIRDIPLNLEGELPETLEVRGEAYMERDAFARLNAARSENGETVFANPRNATAGTLKLQNPGIVSRRPIRMFAYDLLLDDEADQQTQQEKLNQLESLGFRVCSHRKHCNSIAEVHKVIAGWEPIRKDLPYETDGVVVKVNEERYREILGQTAKAPRWAIAYKFEAEQAVSTILGITLQVGRLGTITPVAELEPVQLAGTTVKRATLHNEDEIRRKDIRAGDQVMVEKAGDIIPQVVSVVNRDSSRRGDPFDMPEECPACGAELVKLPGEVAWRCTNNQCPPQVRSRLEHFCSRDAMDIDGMGEAVVDQLVTNGLVTTFPDLYRLEKEDLLPLERMAEKSAGNLIAAIDKSREQPFEKVLYALGIRYVGITVARDLARAYPDIHALAEAGEEELCAIDSIGPRIAGSVRTFFQEPENRKMILELESLGLQLQSDEQARESDSLQDKTFVLTGTLPSLKRSEAREQIEKHGGKVTSSVSKKTDYVLAGEEAGSKLDKARKLGITILDEDTFLKMIK; this comes from the coding sequence ATGAATGAAGAGCAAGCAAAACGACAGGTCCAGGTGCTTCGGGACGAACTCAATCGTGCCAATGACGCCTACTATCAGGAAGCCGCCCCCCTGATGTCTGACCGGGAGTATGACGATAAGATCGAGGAGTTGCGAAGTCTGGAACAGCAATTCGGACTCCAGTCCGATGACTCCCCGACCATGCGTGTTGGTGGGGAGCCGTCAAAGTCCTTTCCGACAGTCCGCCACCCGGTACCCATGCTCAGCCTCTCCAACACCTACAGCGAAGAGGAACTGGATCTGTTCGACCGCAGGGTTGCAAATCTTCTGGGCCATCAGAACCACAGCTACATGGCCGAATTGAAGTATGACGGCATGGCGATCCGGCTGCGATACGAAAACGGGGCCCTGGTACTGGGAGCTACACGTGGTGACGGGGTACAGGGCGACGACATCACCGCGAACATACGCACCATCCGCGATATTCCACTCAACCTCGAGGGAGAGCTCCCGGAAACGCTGGAAGTCAGAGGCGAAGCTTACATGGAGCGGGACGCATTCGCCAGGCTGAACGCCGCCAGGTCGGAGAACGGTGAAACGGTTTTCGCCAATCCCAGAAACGCAACCGCGGGTACGCTCAAACTGCAGAACCCGGGAATTGTATCCCGAAGGCCGATCCGCATGTTCGCCTACGACCTGTTGCTGGATGATGAGGCGGATCAACAAACCCAGCAGGAAAAACTGAATCAGCTGGAATCGCTCGGATTCCGGGTCTGCTCACACCGAAAGCACTGCAACAGTATTGCCGAAGTCCATAAAGTGATTGCCGGCTGGGAACCCATCCGAAAAGACCTCCCCTACGAAACCGATGGAGTGGTAGTCAAGGTCAATGAAGAACGCTATCGGGAAATCCTGGGTCAAACCGCCAAGGCGCCACGCTGGGCCATCGCATACAAATTTGAGGCGGAGCAGGCTGTGAGCACCATACTCGGTATCACGCTGCAGGTGGGGCGGCTCGGGACCATCACACCGGTAGCGGAGCTCGAGCCGGTGCAACTGGCCGGCACAACGGTAAAGCGTGCGACTCTGCACAACGAGGACGAAATCCGCCGCAAGGATATCCGGGCCGGTGATCAGGTGATGGTCGAAAAAGCCGGTGATATCATCCCTCAGGTAGTAAGTGTAGTCAACCGGGACAGTTCCCGTCGCGGGGATCCATTCGACATGCCGGAAGAATGTCCGGCGTGTGGTGCCGAACTTGTAAAACTGCCCGGAGAAGTCGCGTGGCGCTGCACCAACAACCAGTGTCCACCGCAGGTTAGGAGCCGCCTGGAGCACTTCTGTTCACGAGACGCCATGGACATCGACGGGATGGGTGAGGCAGTGGTGGATCAGCTCGTGACCAACGGTCTGGTAACCACCTTCCCCGACCTCTACCGTCTTGAAAAGGAGGACCTACTGCCGCTCGAGCGGATGGCCGAAAAAAGTGCCGGAAACCTCATTGCTGCCATCGACAAAAGCCGGGAACAACCTTTCGAAAAAGTGCTTTACGCACTGGGAATCCGCTATGTGGGAATTACGGTAGCTCGTGACCTGGCCCGTGCTTATCCCGACATCCACGCCCTGGCCGAAGCCGGTGAAGAGGAACTTTGCGCCATCGACTCCATCGGACCCAGAATTGCCGGGTCGGTGCGCACCTTTTTTCAGGAGCCGGAAAACCGAAAAATGATTCTGGAGCTGGAGTCTCTCGGCCTGCAATTGCAATCAGACGAGCAGGCAAGGGAGTCGGACAGTCTGCAGGACAAAACGTTTGTACTTACCGGCACCCTGCCGTCGCTTAAACGCAGCGAAGCCCGCGAACAGATCGAAAAACATGGCGGGAAGGTCACTTCGTCGGTCAGCAAGAAAACCGATTATGTACTTGCGGGAGAAGAGGCCGGCAGCAAACTCGACAAAGCCCGCAAACTCGGAATCACCATTCTGGACGAAGACACTTTTTTAAAGATGATTAAGTGA
- a CDS encoding STAS domain-containing protein: MKFEIQTENDYSIMSLKSERLDSKVAPGLKSQFIVLANTSDSGHLILDLGALTFADSSGLGALLLAQRLYRDLDRNLVLCNVPERIHKLLSISQLDNAFTIADDVADGISLAAAESGK, encoded by the coding sequence ATGAAATTCGAAATTCAAACTGAAAACGACTATTCCATAATGAGTTTGAAGTCGGAGCGGCTCGACAGCAAGGTGGCCCCCGGACTCAAGAGCCAGTTCATTGTATTGGCCAACACCAGCGATTCCGGGCATCTAATCCTCGACCTGGGCGCATTGACGTTCGCGGATTCCAGCGGCCTCGGTGCGCTCCTGCTGGCACAGCGCCTCTACCGCGACCTCGACCGTAACCTGGTGCTTTGCAACGTTCCGGAACGCATACACAAGCTTCTTTCAATTTCACAGCTGGATAATGCCTTTACCATTGCCGACGATGTGGCCGACGGTATCTCGCTTGCAGCGGCCGAAAGCGGCAAATAG